CTTGAGAGTTGCAGGTTTCCGACCCACTGTCACTGTGTCTGAAACAATGTAGAACACAAACACTGTCCCAGCTCTCACCTTCTCTTGTTTCTGCAGCAGGTTTTCATTGTGGAGGAAAAAGCCCCAGTGGAGTCCTACAGGGAGGATGGAGGAGGCCCAGGACCTCCTGCACCGTCCCTAACCCCAACAGAAACACCCGGACCCTGGCAGAGCGAGAGCCTGCTGGCTGAGTCCTGGTCCACCATGGGCGACGTGGACCCAGAGGACACGAAGAGCCTGGACAGCAGTGACGAGGCCACCCCGGCAGAGGAGGATAGCCACGCCTCCTCCAACTATGATATGGTCCATCTGGAGCCCGAAGAGGTAGAGATGCTGGAggaggcggaggaggaggaggaggaggaggaggaggaggaggatgagatGCAGGCAAGTGTGCTGAGCATCCTGGGaggagagaaggaggaggaggagcaggaccTTAGAGCTGTAAACCCTGAGGAACCTCAGGTGGAGGTCAGACCGGTGGAGTTCAGGCAGGTGGTTCCTCCCATGGCTCTACCTCCTCTCCCCATCGTCAGGCTTCATCCGCCCTCAACCACCACTACCCCAGTCCCTTCAACCACCACCTCCGAGGTGGAGGAGCTATACTCGACTCAAGGCCTCCACCCTCCCTCCATCCTCTCTCATCTGACGGTGGAGCCTCCAGCGGAGAGCCTGGAGGAACCCCCGTCGTCACAGATCCTTCCTTCAGATGAACAATTGG
This genomic window from Gouania willdenowi chromosome 6, fGouWil2.1, whole genome shotgun sequence contains:
- the LOC114464616 gene encoding histone H3.v1-like, which produces MGDVDPEDTKSLDSSDEATPAEEDSHASSNYDMVHLEPEEVEMLEEAEEEEEEEEEEEDEMQASVLSILGGEKEEEEQDLRAVNPEEPQVEVRPVEFRQVVPPMALPPLPIVRLHPPSTTTTPVPSTTTSEVEELYSTQGLHPPSILSHLTVEPPAESLEEPPSSQILPSDEQLGPTTETKPLSSTELLCGSAALVAIVGVVAYGAVIYCRK